The region GATGATTCTTAAAATCATACGGCTTAGCTTTAGGGATTCATTTGAAATACACGATATTAGGccccttcctttttatttcagGTATATTCTGCAACATATCTTGAGACTTAATTTTATAATCCATATAATTGGATATGGAGGCATGAGATCACTGCaaggaaagaagggggaaaaatgtcTCTCTCACTGATTGATTCCCCACCATCTGTTAAGCACCTTGTGActtcttgaaattctgaaaacCATTGTGATGTAGTTTcctgctccattttacagataagaaagccGAGGCTCAAGGTTATTACTAATATGCCCGAGGTCACATGGCTGGGATTCAAATCAAAGCCAGATTATCTTCAAAACCCAAACTGTCCCACACTGTCCCACCTAGATTCCCAATAACACCAAGATCACTGGCCAATAGGTCATGAAAGGCTTATTTGAAGAATAggatttttccttcttctttcttggaTGCCTGCTACTTGGATATTATAATTCTGCCCGTACTATTTTAATAAGGATATTTTATCCAGggattttcatttctccttttaaggaaaaaggagaatTGAAGCACTTAGATTTTAGACAGCTTTTTGAGTTGGCAACAAACGCATAGAAATAAAACTTCGTGATTCAGCTAATTGTACTAATCAAATGCACAATTACTATTTACAGAACTCTTTATAAACTTAATTAATCTTGGGCCTTACCCCCAATAAGTCACTGAGGGTGTTTATTATAATAAATCAagggaaaaattatttcaagctttAAATCAACTGGCTTTCTAATAACTGCTTTATGGTACTGTTAAGTAAGTCGTTTTAAACAAATAAGTTCTGCCAACTGATTTACCAAAATTACTACTCATTTTTTGACAGTGGTAGATTGTAAGAGCCTTAAAGAGAGGGACCTTGCCTTGGGGTCTTTCCTAGCACCCCAAGCTCAGCGTTTGGCACAGTGAAGGCACCTGGGGAAACCTAATATGCTGCTTGTTCAAAAGCTTTTAAAGtcaatacatatattttcaaagtTGGCCTCATAGCACAGACTTAAGGGCAGGAGAAATGGGAGGATATACTTACTGTACGACTAGGCAGATGAGGAGGGGAACCTGATGGCCTCAGAGAAAATTGCCCATTTCTTTAACAAAAGATAAAGCTTTACTGCAGGCTCTAATTTAGTTCTATTTCCTAGCACACAAACAGTAACTGCCATTAACAGACACCATGAAACTTTTTCCTTTTGCAAGGTTCCGAAAGGCAGGACAATTTCATTTTCTGCAGACAGGTAATGCCAGTAGCTCGGGAGGGCGTGAAGTGGGGTGGGGACGGACATTCCAGTTTAAATTTCAGCTCCAGGaaagacacaaaataaataactttGTGGAAAGTGACATTAtggcttccttctcttctgtttgtaaACACAGGCTGGCTTTCTGGGAAGAAGGGAGAAggttgctttgctttattttcacatctgtaattttaatatgctttcaaaaaaatccaagttatagaaaaacagagacacagaagaaGTAAGTCGGGAGATGATTATTCACACTGTAAACGGATTCTCCATAGCTTCTATTAAACACTGAGCTCTCCTAAAGAAGTGAGTTTGATTCAAAAGCGGCTTCTCAGGAATAACTTTGTGTAAAGTGAGGTACACCACATATTTAACTTAACTCTTCTCCAAGGACAATCCAGCATCCTGCTTCCATTTATGAAGCAAGGGAAAAACAGTACTTGTTAAGGAAGGCAATGGATTCTTGGATCACCCTCCTCACCTTTCTTAGGAGACAGGGCTTTCACTACCCTGCAACAAGGCTCTTTCTAAAATCAGGGTTTGCTGCATTTGGCCCAGTGATACGTGAATCGAGGAGCAGTGTGTGACACTCAGCACAGGCCACAAATACGGCCTGCGGCTGATGAGGAAATTCAGAGCAACTGAATGGTTTTTTTGTAGTTAAGCTActtctctccctctgccctgggTACTAGGCGAGAAAGGACTCCCTTCCTCAACCCAGAGCACCGATGCTCTTGGACAACAGAGGGAGCCCCACTGCCATTTGTGCAAGAAAGCATGAGCCCCGGGCATCCTTCCCACCCAGTCGCTTTGCTGAATATTAGTAATTGGTAAATCAACTTGTTCCCATGGATTAAAAATGGATGTTTGGAAAATTTAGTCCCATGATTCGGCAGTCAAGGAGACGCACAGCAAGAGGATCCAGATGACGATTTGGCCTCCCTGGGTTCTACCCAGGGGAGGATGACTTCACCGCTCAAACCAGCCAGCCAAATTACGGATGCTCTTAGGCTGGTCCCCAGCCGTCTGCACAGCCTGGCAGGCCCGGCACCAAGGCTCATCCCAGAAGGAGGTGATGTGCACGGCGTGACTCCGGCGCCAGCTGAAGTAGCGGCGGTAGGCAGAGGGGTTTCGGTCGAGGAATTGCAGGTAGGCGGCCAGGGAGGAGGCACTAGGGAAGTCGTCCACGTGGATGAAGGCACCGCGGGGTACGAAGCGCTCATAATTGGCACGGTCGGGGCCCAGCACCACGGGCACAGCCCCGGCCAGGAAGGCGTTGCGCCACAGCTTCTCGGTGATATAATCCAGGTGCTGCGAGTTCTCGAAGGCCAGGTAGAACTTGTAGCGGGCCACTGTCTGCAGGAGCCCAACCTCAGGCACCGGCTGCCCGGGCCCGTCCTTTCCGAACACGTCCACGGCCACATGCTGGCTCAGCTGGCGGTAGTAGCGGACCCGAGCCTGGCGCTCATCCCAGTTGCTCACTACCCAGGCCACCAGCCCCTGCTTCTGGGCCAGCGGCGGGACCAGGCCCGGCGGTTGATCGCTGGGGTGGGTGCGGGGGTAGAGGTAGCCGTAAGGTACGAAGACGTCCGAGTCGACCCGGTAGGAGAGTGTCCAGTTGAAGAGGTTCCCGGCCAGGCTTCGCAGCCCGGGAGAGTGGGAGGGCGACTCGAAGTTCATCCACACCCAGCGCTGGCCGGGGGGCCTGGGGCCCGAGGCGGCCAGGGCTACGGCTGCCTCCGCCGCTTCCTCCTCGTCGTCCAACACCTGCAGCTGCTGATTCTCCGTCAGGCGCACGTGGGCGCCCCAGGGCGGGGGCCAGTCCGGGGGTCCCCTCACCAGGTCTCGGTGGTGGAAGAGCACCGCCTGGGCTTCCCCGTAGGCCGCGCGATCGGTGAGCAGCCGGCAGCCGCTGATGTTGAAGCGCAGCCGGCAGTCGGGGGGGCGCCTGGTGGCGCTGCGGCCGCCCCCGAAGGGCTCCCACCACAGCAGCACGCTCACCGGCCGCACCGGCCGCCGCGGCGCGGAAGCGGCCGGGGTCAGCGGCGGCAGCTGGTTCCAGCAGGCGTAGGCGGCCAGGGCGGTGCACACTAGGCCGGTGGCCACCGACGCCAAGACGGCCGCGGGCAGCCCCTGGCCTCCGCGCTGGCGGCGCCGCCGACCCCACAGCGCGCCCATGGCGAGCGCGGGCAGGGCCGCTGCTGTCCGCCGCGCGTCCGCAGCCGTGCTGCCCCGGCGCCGGCTCTCATGCTGCCGCTGCGGCTCCAGCCGTCGTTGCCACTCGCCGCCGCCAGCCCTGGAGCGGGAGAGGGCGGTCCCGGGATCTGAAGGCCTGTGGGTCCCGGTCGCCTCCGCGCAACTCCCCGCCCCCTGGGCCTCCAGGGCGAGGGGACCTGGCCCGGCCGCCCAGCCCGGCGCCGCCCCGTCCCTCCCCTCCACCGCGCCCCCCGCCCTGCCGGCCCGGCCAGGCCCGGCCCGGGGCGCTTCCTGCGGCACCTCCGCCCACTCCGGGGCCCCTCCAGCGTTCCTGGACTTCCGGGCCGAGCCCCGGCCGCTCCCCATCCGCGCCTCCGGATCTCGTCGCGGGGGTCCCGGGCTTCTCCGGGCGCGCTCCCCGCCGCACCCTGGCCTCCTGCCCGCCCGAGTTCCCTCCCGGCTGCGCCCGGGTCCTCAGTCGCGTTGGCCCGAACCCTTGCCTTCCAGAGTGAAGGACCAGTTCATCCCCGGGTGCGTGCAGGGAACGCGAGAAGCTTCAAAAGCCTTTGCGGTGGGAGAGCTGGCGGGAGCTCAGGAGGAAGTTGGCCGGCGATGCTCGGCCTCTGGGCAAGACAGAAGATCCGCTTCCTTTCTCCGAGCGTGCCGGAAGGAAGGAGGCGGCGAGGGCGCAAATGTGGGGGCTGCCCTTGACCCCGTGACTTGCCCACGCAGGCCAGTGGCCAGTCAGCCTGAAACCCAGCAGGACCCTGTCTGTGGagtcctccctggtacaaatcctttccGTGTCCTCCATTTCTAGTTTGTAGGAAAGAGGCTCCTTTCAGCCTCCAAGATCTTCCTTCCCTAAATtccagattcaaacagttgctaatcagggaagggaggggatgcagaaacaaaggaggagcagttaagaaaaaatagTAGTCCTGGGGTAGGGTCTTGGTTCCTCCTCAAGTAATATACACAGTGTCTTTGAGTTCTTTTGCAGGAACCAagacccccacccaggtggaggatgacAGCTTCtagctgagcacaagattcctggaacaccgCCTTGCTCACCAACAATCAATTAGAAGAAAGTCatccaccctgcagccctcaccccaaattttgcctctGAAAACTACCCCCCCAAAACCATTGGGCAGTTCTGATTTTTCCAGCATGAGCCACTGTTCTCCTTGCTTGTAAtcatccttcctctgctccaagctccaatgttttggtttgtttgtcctGACTGTGCGTGGGCACACAAAGCGCTGGTAACAAACCCCCACCCCTGTGAGGCCCACAAAGGGGGTGCATTTTATGAAACCAAGTTTTCAAGGAAACCCTACCCTTCATAAGAGCATTCGCTTTGCCTACCGCCCCCAACAGAGGATAGACCAGGGCTCTGGCTGCAGAGAGTCCTTGAAAGGTTTTAATAAAGCAAGGGAGCAATATAATGAGattaatacttttaaaagctCATTTGTGAGGGGAGGTGAGTATAGAGAAAACGACATAAGACGGACTTCTGGTGTCCTAGCCATGTTTATTGATATGGGCACTGGTTAATAGGTGTGTTTGATTGAGGAACTTCaagctgtttgcttacatatgtAATTCTatccatgtatatgtgtatgtatatatgtaattttatgtaTACTTCAGTAAAGTTTtgctaagaaaaaaatcattccgTTATCAATAAAGAATGAGttggaggggaaggtatagctcagtggtagagtgcacgcttagcatgcacgaggtcatgggtttgatactccagttaaataaaacaataataataaataattaaacctaattacctctcccccccccaaaaaaaacaagcaaacaaaaaaagaaatgaaggtagTTCTTAGTGTGCTATTCACTGtgggaacacacacacaaacacacacacacacacacacacacacgaatgagTTGGGTATTAGGGACCAGGATAAGAATAGGAGTGTCTAGTCCAGTTGGAAAGCTCTTGCTATAATTCACATGTGAAATAAAAAGGACTCACCTATGACAGTAGCTGTGAGAAGGagagtaaattaaaattaaaggagaagagattcagaGAGAGTTGGGAAAACTGTCCCTTTCTCCAGGAGGCCATCTTGGACACCCATGTGCACATGTCCAGGGTAGGTTACGTGCCTCTCCTCTGTGCTCTCGTACACATCTTTCGGAACATCATGGGGTTAGTGATCATGACTGTTTCAATCATAAACTCTCCCTCGCACAGAACCAGGCATCTAGTAGTAGTCATCGTCTCAatgaatacttgttgaatgaatgaatgaatgtcctaAATGTATCATTGAAATGATCTTTAGGTACCTCTGTTCCCCACTAGAAAGTGGGTCAGTATCAGGAGAAACTGGCTATGTGAATGTCTTGCTGTGACCTTAAGATGCCCCAAAAGCTTTCAGTGGTAAATACTACACTTGGAGTAGTGTAGTAGTGGAGAACCTGGTGACAAGCCTCAGAAACTCCATCAAATTAGGCTGGCTCGCATCGGTCCAACGTGGACCAGGTGCTTGTTCTTGAAACAATGACTGTGGCCAGGGAATGTGGACCCTCTTTAGACCCTTTTCTGGATCTAGGTGATAGGATCAGCCCCATATAAACCTCATCATGGACTAACAGTTGCGGGGGAGGACAGTTccttaaaggaagaaaatgaagtgCTGTTACCTGAAGAAGAGGGAAAGGATAGTGGacaggctaaaacagcctgtctACTAGCctgaattattattattctaaataaattttaaatcactttggtagttttttttttaatggagggactggggattgaacccaggatctcctccatgctaaacacatgctctgccactgatctattaccctccctccttttttggtagtttttttttaaaaaaaaaaaaaaacactctatgATTTTAGAGTGTTTAAACACTTTAtgattcattttaatttagtaactataaacaaatgtttctttgtgtatttaaAGGCCTCTCAGTTTCCACAAAATATTACCCAGAAAAACCAGATTGCAGTTGCAAGCCTGAAGACAACAAGGTCAGGTGTACAGAAGGGCTTTTGGCCCCGAGCTTGTGAAAGATGTGTAGAGGAGAGCTCCAAAATTCAAGGCTCATTTTGTCAAGAAGAATGAGGGATCCGTGCACAGCGGGTCCAAGAATGACCCATTCGGTTCCAAAACTTAATATAGGACAGGATTCTCTGGGGGCAAGAACCAGGCCAACTGTGGTTCCTAAAAGTCTACCTCgtgctttgttcttctccagggaAAGAGCTCATTCTGAGCCTGTCCTACTGTTCTTCACCAGCGACATTTGTTATTTCCTAGGGTCGCCTTGGAACATGTTCTGACTGCCTTGAGTCTCCCCACCAGCACTCTGGTAGCCTGGGGTCCCTCAAATGGGTTGTTATTTTTGGTTGGATCTGGGGTTTCTGTGACTGAACGCTGACCTGCCaagtatactttaattttttttttccttgaagagaGAAAAGGGCAAAATTCCTCCCAGTATTATGTACTTACCAGGAAGTGGGGAGCAGCCGGGGAGTAGCCGAGGAGCAGGTGTAACTGGAAAGGCTAACCCATAGGCAAAAAGGTGGAGATGATTTCCTTtgccaggtgcttttttttttttttaactgaagtactgttgatttaaaaatatggaatCCTCACAAATTTACGTGTCATTCTTGCGCAGGAGCCATGCTCATCTCTGTATTGTTCCAgctttagtatatgtgctgccgaagcgagtACAGGTACAATTTTTTAACTGTGTATAATTAGGCAGATGAGTATGGAATGAATGTTAGTTTGAAAATATTAGGTAATGAGTAAGTTCAACAACCATCCACAAgtttttgttcattgctgtatgAAATctttgatagaaaaataaaactaacaccAACTTATAAGGtcgtttctttttattaaagtgcAAAATCTTATCACCCCTGAAAGATACTGTTATGAATAGTCAGTATGAGAATTTATTACATTTACTTTAGGCCTTTACTCTTACTCTTTTACTCAAATTCTTCCTTTACTCTTACTTGACTGAACAGGTAAGGCAAGAATTTTGGATACTCAGTAAAAGTACACAGTGAAAT is a window of Vicugna pacos chromosome 10, VicPac4, whole genome shotgun sequence DNA encoding:
- the FUT4 gene encoding alpha-(1,3)-fucosyltransferase 4, coding for MGSGRGSARKSRNAGGAPEWAEVPQEAPRAGPGRAGRAGGAVEGRDGAAPGWAAGPGPLALEAQGAGSCAEATGTHRPSDPGTALSRSRAGGGEWQRRLEPQRQHESRRRGSTAADARRTAAALPALAMGALWGRRRRQRGGQGLPAAVLASVATGLVCTALAAYACWNQLPPLTPAASAPRRPVRPVSVLLWWEPFGGGRSATRRPPDCRLRFNISGCRLLTDRAAYGEAQAVLFHHRDLVRGPPDWPPPWGAHVRLTENQQLQVLDDEEEAAEAAVALAASGPRPPGQRWVWMNFESPSHSPGLRSLAGNLFNWTLSYRVDSDVFVPYGYLYPRTHPSDQPPGLVPPLAQKQGLVAWVVSNWDERQARVRYYRQLSQHVAVDVFGKDGPGQPVPEVGLLQTVARYKFYLAFENSQHLDYITEKLWRNAFLAGAVPVVLGPDRANYERFVPRGAFIHVDDFPSASSLAAYLQFLDRNPSAYRRYFSWRRSHAVHITSFWDEPWCRACQAVQTAGDQPKSIRNLAGWFER